A window from Leptothermofonsia sichuanensis E412 encodes these proteins:
- a CDS encoding glycosyltransferase family 4 protein — translation MTTLVNLTSVLPRPTGLATYSLNIVKELTTLDLAVVAPFEVTGQQFHPSPPDLTADYGLKGHFKRLLWTQRQLPKLYHQLAAQLLFSPIPEAPLWSDCRFVVTVHDLIPLRFFQRLSPAALYNRYYIPQVLQQAQHIICNSEATANDIIDFCQIPATKITPIPLAYDAETFRFLDLPARNYFLYLGRITPYKNVQRLISAFATLPDRPAYELWLAGPLDRRYRPLLQSQINELGLQTQVKFLDYVPYPELPVIVNQAIALVFPSLWEGFGLPVLEAMACGTPVITSNLASLPEVAGDAAILVDPYQIEAIADAMNGLATRPDLRSKLRQAGLARACQFSWQRTGQATAEILKFYSRSSGSARNLLPPDNQNNPTNNKTQPDCTTDRNRLLKEEVTQQDRNNITD, via the coding sequence CCACCGGACTGGCAACCTACAGTCTCAACATAGTCAAGGAACTCACGACTCTGGATCTGGCTGTCGTGGCTCCCTTTGAAGTCACCGGGCAGCAATTCCACCCCTCTCCCCCAGATTTGACGGCTGACTATGGGCTGAAAGGTCACTTCAAGCGCTTACTCTGGACTCAGCGGCAACTGCCGAAACTCTATCACCAGTTAGCGGCCCAACTGCTGTTTTCGCCAATCCCAGAAGCTCCCCTCTGGTCAGATTGTCGGTTCGTCGTCACCGTGCATGACCTGATACCGCTGCGCTTTTTCCAGCGCCTGTCCCCCGCCGCCCTGTATAACCGATATTACATTCCCCAGGTGCTCCAACAGGCACAGCACATTATCTGTAACTCGGAAGCAACCGCTAACGACATCATTGATTTCTGCCAGATTCCAGCCACTAAAATTACCCCGATTCCCTTAGCCTACGATGCCGAAACCTTTCGGTTTCTTGACCTGCCTGCTCGAAATTATTTTTTGTACCTGGGACGCATTACTCCCTATAAGAATGTCCAGCGGTTGATTTCTGCCTTTGCCACCCTGCCCGATCGCCCAGCCTATGAGTTGTGGCTGGCAGGTCCTTTAGACCGGCGCTATCGACCATTGCTCCAATCCCAGATTAACGAACTGGGACTTCAGACCCAGGTTAAATTTCTGGATTATGTTCCTTACCCAGAGTTGCCGGTCATTGTGAATCAGGCGATCGCCCTGGTTTTTCCCAGTCTCTGGGAGGGATTTGGACTGCCGGTCCTGGAAGCAATGGCCTGTGGAACGCCGGTCATTACCTCTAACCTGGCATCACTGCCAGAAGTTGCCGGAGATGCGGCAATCCTGGTGGACCCCTATCAGATCGAGGCGATCGCCGATGCCATGAACGGCCTAGCAACCAGGCCTGACTTACGCTCCAAACTTCGTCAGGCAGGACTTGCCAGAGCCTGCCAATTCAGTTGGCAAAGGACCGGGCAGGCAACCGCTGAAATCCTGAAGTTTTACAGCAGAAGTTCAGGGTCAGCCAGAAACCTACTTCCGCCAGACAACCAGAACAACCCCACAAACAATAAAACCCAACCCGATTGCACGACTGATCGGAATCGACTCCTTAAAGAAGAAGTAACCCAGCAGGACAGAAATAACATAACCGATTGA